The Dendropsophus ebraccatus isolate aDenEbr1 chromosome 10, aDenEbr1.pat, whole genome shotgun sequence genome has a segment encoding these proteins:
- the LOC138802638 gene encoding transmembrane and coiled-coil domains protein 1-like isoform X1 translates to MLKNSKSWDSLTNILAHDDQSQKDSSSLGQHSIKMALQQMPETMDIIAMNKGEDTNYDNGMTNSGNYDDRTSETVSLLTLNEDEDDDGPSTGVKWPPLKEHKKVILYPWTGLSRRPSFFKKMTKASKEERKPLITNAKKAESYEDKTEDACPRVNHDKMSKLNHKMENFMRRSKCAVKEVVLCPVVGDLVENKNGPEWAEEVDVQPYFMQTMVELSEQLQMEEKSQLKNDTRYLDVWPIAEQNQAAQVLLGLENRRCPIAAEIAQLQLQIKLLEPEQGHMRNQPYLAHEEEESVGPQAVDHLENPSTYLPLSQESTSYACPVQDIPPYSYKRAPSLTLIPSSSQAGGITGTLGSKCSSTDPFTTEITAVKNRQDLLEKQFLHLSSGYYSDYNNIMEFLRAQHLRYSELLVNMNDLQEQQHSEIGNMKEVIFFMEEKMSYHSCERDRDIWEELVLFHSRLSNIEAEQKNNPASVNGLQIVYNKVINLIPSGVTNTCRSLYDKFMMNCFPVMVTILLICLSAVFIQGTPFTTDPLYAIITLILVVLLHSDPHNWSTMSAALQRSWVVTQAMRLFNRLMNEYNIVIEEALELCFGV, encoded by the exons ATGCTGAAAAATAGTAAAAGCTGGGACAGTTTAACCAATATTTTGGCACATGATGACCAGAGTCAAAAGGATTCATCAAGTCTTGGTCAACACTCAATAAAGATGGCTTTACAGCAGATGCCAGAAACTATGGACATCATAGCTATGAATAAGGGTGAAGACACCAACTATGACAATGGTATGACCAATAGTGGCAACTACGATGACAGAACATCTGAGACAGTCAGCCTCCTTACACTGAACgaagatgaggatgatgatggaccATCCACTGGAGTCAAGTGGCCTCCACTCAAAGAACACAAAAAAGTAATCTTATACCCATGGACAGGGCTGTCCAGGAGGCCGAGCTTCTTCAAAAAGATGACAAAGGCCAGCAAAGAAGAGAGGAAGCCTCTTATAACAAACGCCAAAAAGGCCGAAAGTTATGAAGACAAG ACAGAAGATGCATGCCCAAGAGTCAACCATGACAAGATGTCCAAGCTAAATCATAAG ATGGAAAACTTTATGCGCAGAAGCAAATGTGCAGTCAAGGAGGTTGTTCTGTGTCCGGTAGTAGGTGATTTGGTGGAGAATAAGAACGGTCCAGAATGGGCAGAGGAAGTGGACGTGCAGCCATATTTTATGCAGACCATGGTGGAGCTATCTGAGCAGTTACAGATGGAGGAAAAGAGCCAACTGAAGAACGACACCAGATATCTGGACGTGTGGCCGATAGCTGAACAGAATCAGGCCGCTCAAGTCCTGTTAGGACTGGAAAATAGGCGCTGTCCGATAGCTGCAGAAATCGCTCAACTGCAACTTCAAATAAAGCTTCTGGAACCAGAACAAGGTCACATGAGGAATCAGCCATACTTGGCTCATGAAGAGGAAGAGAGTGTTGGCCCTCAGGCAGTTGACCATCTCGAAAATCCATCCACCTACCTCCCCCTCAGTCAAGAGTCTACATCATACGCTTGTCCTGTCCAAGACATACCACCATATTCTTATAAAAGAGCCCCATCGCTGACACTGATTCCATCCTCCAGCCAAGCAGGAGGAATAACAGGGACATTAGGCAGTAAGTGCAGCAGTACTGACCCCTTCACCACAGAGATTACTGCAGTGAAAAACagacaggatctcctagaaaaaCAATTCCTGCATCTGAGTAGTGGATATTATTCTGACTATAATAATATTATGGAATTTCTGCGAGCACAACATCTCAG ATACAGCGAGCTGCTGGTAAATATGAACGACCTCCAGGAGCAACAACATTCAGAGATAGGAAATATGAAGGAGGTGATTTTCTTCATGGAGGAAAAGATGTCTTACCACTCCTGCGAGCGAGACAGGGACATCTGG GAAGAGTTGGTTTTATTTCACAGTCGCCTTTCCAACATTGAGGCTGAACAGAAAAACAATCCGGCATCGGTGAACGGCCTCCAAATAGTATACAACAAAGTCATAAACCTAATACCAAGCGGCGTGACCAACACCTGCCGAAGCCTCTATGATAAATTCATGATGAACTGCTTCCCAGTCATGGTGACCATCCTATTGATTTGCCTCTCTGCAGTCTTCATACAGGGCACCCCCTTTACTACAGACCCCCTTTATGCCATCATCACACTGATCCTAGTGGTGCTGTTACATAGTGACCCCCACAACTGGAGCACCATGTCTGCCGCACTTCAGAGGTCTTGGGTGGTTACTCAGGCTATGCGTCTATTTAATAGGCTGATGAATGAATACAATATTGTAATTGAAGAAGCTTTGGAACTATGTTTTGGGGTCTAG
- the LOC138802638 gene encoding uncharacterized protein isoform X2 translates to MLKNSKSWDSLTNILAHDDQSQKDSSSLGQHSIKMALQQMPETMDIIAMNKGEDTNYDNGMTNSGNYDDRTSETVSLLTLNEDEDDDGPSTGVKWPPLKEHKKVILYPWTGLSRRPSFFKKMTKASKEERKPLITNAKKAESYEDKTEDACPRVNHDKMSKLNHKMENFMRRSKCAVKEVVLCPVVGDLVENKNGPEWAEEVDVQPYFMQTMVELSEQLQMEEKSQLKNDTRYLDVWPIAEQNQAAQVLLGLENRRCPIAAEIAQLQLQIKLLEPEQGHMRNQPYLAHEEEESVGPQAVDHLENPSTYLPLSQESTSYACPVQDIPPYSYKRAPSLTLIPSSSQAGGITGTLGSKCSSTDPFTTEITAVKNRQDLLEKQFLHLSSGYYSDYNNIMEFLRAQHLRKSWFYFTVAFPTLRLNRKTIRHR, encoded by the exons ATGCTGAAAAATAGTAAAAGCTGGGACAGTTTAACCAATATTTTGGCACATGATGACCAGAGTCAAAAGGATTCATCAAGTCTTGGTCAACACTCAATAAAGATGGCTTTACAGCAGATGCCAGAAACTATGGACATCATAGCTATGAATAAGGGTGAAGACACCAACTATGACAATGGTATGACCAATAGTGGCAACTACGATGACAGAACATCTGAGACAGTCAGCCTCCTTACACTGAACgaagatgaggatgatgatggaccATCCACTGGAGTCAAGTGGCCTCCACTCAAAGAACACAAAAAAGTAATCTTATACCCATGGACAGGGCTGTCCAGGAGGCCGAGCTTCTTCAAAAAGATGACAAAGGCCAGCAAAGAAGAGAGGAAGCCTCTTATAACAAACGCCAAAAAGGCCGAAAGTTATGAAGACAAG ACAGAAGATGCATGCCCAAGAGTCAACCATGACAAGATGTCCAAGCTAAATCATAAG ATGGAAAACTTTATGCGCAGAAGCAAATGTGCAGTCAAGGAGGTTGTTCTGTGTCCGGTAGTAGGTGATTTGGTGGAGAATAAGAACGGTCCAGAATGGGCAGAGGAAGTGGACGTGCAGCCATATTTTATGCAGACCATGGTGGAGCTATCTGAGCAGTTACAGATGGAGGAAAAGAGCCAACTGAAGAACGACACCAGATATCTGGACGTGTGGCCGATAGCTGAACAGAATCAGGCCGCTCAAGTCCTGTTAGGACTGGAAAATAGGCGCTGTCCGATAGCTGCAGAAATCGCTCAACTGCAACTTCAAATAAAGCTTCTGGAACCAGAACAAGGTCACATGAGGAATCAGCCATACTTGGCTCATGAAGAGGAAGAGAGTGTTGGCCCTCAGGCAGTTGACCATCTCGAAAATCCATCCACCTACCTCCCCCTCAGTCAAGAGTCTACATCATACGCTTGTCCTGTCCAAGACATACCACCATATTCTTATAAAAGAGCCCCATCGCTGACACTGATTCCATCCTCCAGCCAAGCAGGAGGAATAACAGGGACATTAGGCAGTAAGTGCAGCAGTACTGACCCCTTCACCACAGAGATTACTGCAGTGAAAAACagacaggatctcctagaaaaaCAATTCCTGCATCTGAGTAGTGGATATTATTCTGACTATAATAATATTATGGAATTTCTGCGAGCACAACATCTCAG GAAGAGTTGGTTTTATTTCACAGTCGCCTTTCCAACATTGAGGCTGAACAGAAAAACAATCCGGCATCGGTGA
- the LOC138802772 gene encoding red-sensitive opsin — protein sequence MAASWNEAIYAARRKHDEDETTRSSIFTYTNSNNTRGPFEGPNYHIAPRWVYNITTLWMIFVVCASCFTNGLVLVATFKFKKLRHPLNWILVNLAIADLGETVIASTISVFNQIFGYFILGHPLCVLEGYTVSVCGITGLWSLTVIAWERWFVVCKPFGNIKFDGKLAAAGIIFSWVWSACWCAPPIFGWSRYWPHGLKTSCGPDVFSGSTDPGVQSYMMVLMVTCCIIPLGVIVLCYIAVWWAIRKVAQQQKESESTQKAEREVSRMVVVMIMAYVFCWGPYTFFACFAAANPGYSFHPLAASLPAYFAKSATIYNPVIYVFMNRQFRNCIYQLFGKKVDDGSEVSSTSRTEVSSVSNSSVSPA from the exons ATGGCGGCATCATGGAATGAAGCTATATATGCTGCCCGGAGAAAGCATGACGAGGACGAGACCACCAGAAGTAGTATTTTTACATATACTAACAGCAACAACACACGGG GTCCATTTGAAGGTCCCAACTACCACATTGCCCCTCGATGGGTATATAACATCACTACGCTCTGGATGATCTTTGTAGTATGCGCCTCCTGCTTTACCAATGGTCTGGTCTTGGTAGCTACATTCAAATTTAAAAAGCTTCGGCATCCCTTGAACTGGATCCTGGTCAACCTTGCTATTGCTGATCTTGGGGAGACAGTTATTGCCAGTACCATTAGTGTCTTCAACCAGATTTTTGGTTACTTCATCCTTGGCCATCCATTATGTGTGCTGGAAGGCTACACCGTCTCAGTGTGCG GAATCACTGGTCTCTGGTCCTTAACTGTAATCGCCTGGGAACGGTGGTTTGTGGTCTGCAAACCCTTTGGAAACATTAAATTTGATGGAAAGTTGGCAGCCGCTGGCATCATCTTCTCCTGGGTTTGGTCTGCTTGCTGGTGTGCGCCACCAATATTCGGATGGAGCAG GTACTGGCCCCATGGCTTGAAGACCTCCTGTGGTCCCGATGTGTTCAGTGGCAGCACCGACCCTGGCGTCCAGTCCTACATGATGGTGCTCATGGTCACTTGTTGCATTATTCCCTTGGGTGTTATCGTCCTCTGTTACATAGCTGTATGGTGGGCCATCCGTAAG GTTGCACAGCAGCAGAAGGAGTCCGAGTCCACCCAGAAAGCTGAGCGGGAGGTGTCCAGGATGGTGGTGGTCATGATCATGGCTTACGTCTTTTGCTGGGGACCATACACATTTTTTGCTTGCTTTGCTGCTGCCAATCCGGGCTACAGCTTCCATCCTTTGGCTGCTTCCCTGCCTGCCTATTTCGCTAAGAGTGCCACTATTTACAACCCCGTCATCTATGTCTTCATGAACAGACAG TTCCGGAACTGTATCTACCAACTATTTGGCAAAAAGGTTGACGATGGCTCCGAAGTGTCCAGCACGTCCCGAACAGAAGTCTCCTCGGTTTCCAACTCCTCGGTGTCGCCTGCATAA